ATCTTATTTTGTTGGTACTGTTAGCGAGCATACAGAAGCACAAATTCGGCAATACATACGTAATCAACAAAGGAAATAGCGAAAGGAGTTGAACCTAGATGTCTTCACCAACATACGTGCTTACTCTGCCTTTAAAAGTGGAAACATGGCAAGAACATATCTTAGAAAAACGCCTAAATATTGGACGAACTATCTACAATGAATGTCTAGGTGAAGCATTGCGTAGGTACAAATACATGATACGTAATCCTCGATATTGGGAAGCGGTTCGTATGACCAAAGGCAATGAACGCAATCAACTTCTGAATCACTATAAAAAACAATATGGCGTTCGTAAATTTGACTTAAATAGGTACGTTCAAGGAATGGGGCGTACGTTTAAGAAAAATATTGGTTCTCAAATGGCTCAGAATATCGCTGAACGTGCATTTCAAGCAGTTGAGAAAGTCATGTACGGGAACGGTAAGAAAGTTCGTTTTTGTTCAGTAGGTCAATTCTTTTCGTTAGAAGAAAAGACAAACAAGACAGGTTTTCGTTACTTCCCCAAAAACAAACGCATGGAATGGCTAGGACTAATTATGCCTGTCATTCTTAAAAACCACGATGAATACGCACATATTGCCCTTCAAGATAAGATTAAATATTGCCGCCTGGTAAAGAAAGTGATTCGTGGCAAAAATCGTTACTTCGTTCAATTTGCATTAGAAGGATTTCCCCCAAAGAAACGCAATCAAAACTACTCCAAAGATGAATTCGCTCGTGTCGGATTAGATATCGGCACATCAACACTCGCAATCGCTTCTGAAAATGAAGTGAAGCTATATGAGCTAGCGGAAGGTTTATCAGTAGATGAAAGTCAAAAACGTATTCTACAACGTAAGTTAGATTGCAGGCGCCGAGCGAATAATCCAAACAAATACAATGCTGATGGCACAATAAACAAATCCAATCGTGAGAAATGGATACAAAGTGAAAACTACAAGAAAACTCGTCAAGAGGTCGCAGAAATGAGCCGGAAAATGGCAGATAAGCGCAAGCAATCGCACAATCAACTAGCCAATCATATTCTAACGCTTGGGTTGGATGTTCGAGTTGAAACCATGAATTTCAAAGGATTTCAAGCAAAGGCAAAGAAAACAAAGATTAGCGAAAAGACTGGACGTTACAAACGTAAAAAACGTTTTGGAAAGTCATTAGCGAATCGTGCGCCATCAATGCTTCTTACGATTATAGACAACAAATTAAAATACTTCGGCTTAGAACTAAAGCGGATTGACACCGCAAAAGTGAAAGCCAGTCAATTCGAACACTTCACGCAAACTTGCGTGAAGAAAAAACTCTCCAAACGTTGGAACCACTTCGAACAAGGTGATGTTCAACGTGATTTGTATAGTGCCTTTTTAATCATGAACACAAAAGACAATCTACGTGAAGTAGATGTTGGACGAGCAAATGAAACATGGAACAACTTTTTTCGTAAACACGAACAGGAAATAGAACGAATGAAGCATTTGAACAAGAAACAATTAAGTAGTATTGGCTTGTAAAACTTCGATACAAAAGGGTTTTGAATCGAGCCCACAGGGCGATAATGGCAGCAATAGTTGCCTTGCCTATGAAAGTCTAAGGGAAATAACTTAGTGGCTGATGTCAGCCGAAAACTCGTTTTCGGCAATTCAGACGAAGGTTGAATGACAGTACCTTAGAACCTCGTGACTTTAGTCATGAGTGGTTCAGACATTGATCCAAGATCCATTGCCATTCGCCATGACCTGATTTGGTATTGATATGCCCCATGTTTGATAAGGAAATGGATGGTACATTTAATGTTAAATAATTGATGGAATCTTCAATATCACAATAAGGGTCATTAGTTGAATAGACAAACAAGGTATCCTCTGCAGCCCTCAATACATTTTCTCTTTCTAATGGAACAGGATAAAATGATTTGGCCTCTGGAAGAACAATAGTTGGTGAAGGTGGGGCTACAAGAATGACATGGTCTGCAATCTTTTTAGTTTGACCAGCAATATAGTGAAGCCAGAGAATACAACCGAGACTGTGTGTAATGACTGTTTTTCGATGATTTTTAGGAAGTGATTGTATAGCGGTTGAAAGTTCTTGTAGCCAAGTCTCTTTATTTGGAGTGTCGTAATTTGAGAATATAGGATAACTAACATGAAAGTTTTGCTGCTTTAGTTCATGAAATAACCATGATTGCCAATGAGCGGGACCGCTGCCCCCGAGGCCATGAATGATTAGAAAACTATGCTGATTCATAAAATCTCTCCTTATAACCAACTATCCCGATTAATATGTAAGTATTTAAAATAGTATAACATTAAAAAAAGGATTGGCAAATGCCAAATCCCTTTAGCTGTATTTTTTTATGACTATATTCATGATATGGAATTCTATAATAATAGGTAGAGGTTGTTCGAACTTCTATCATAGCTACAAATTTAATCTAGTTAAATCTGAAACCAGAGATTAATTGAAAAGTTCGAACAACATTGTAACAACGAATCTATTTTAACTGAATTTTTTTACGAAACAATGACCTAATTATTAAAAAAATGTTACGGAAAAAATAGTTGAATGTTAAGAAAAAATTAAGCTGCGTGGACTATTCTTAATTCAAACTCAGGTCTTATAAGAGAGAGGGTAGGATTCGGATGCGTACATTGGTGCTAATTAGAAAAGGAGTAAATGTAGGTCTTGTTGTTTCAATGATCGGGATGGGTGCGTTTCTTTACATACCAGCTACTACCTATGCTGCAGGGGATGAATTTGGGAATAACTCAACAACCCAAGTGGAGCAAAAGACTTCTTCAAACAAGTTGTCTCGGCTTGAATTAGAAGGAATTCAATTAAATCAACCTTTTTTACCAGAAGTAATCGATTATTCTGCTACAGTTGAAAATAATGTAGAAACCATTAAATTACTTGCAGAAACGGATGGTGTAAATTCAGTACTAACTGTTAATGGCAACCCTATTTCGTCAATGCCATACCCTGTCCATACAGGTGAAAATGTATTTCTTATTACAGTTGATGATGGGGTGAACTCGTCAAACACCTACACACTTACAGTGATCAAAAAGCAAAATAGCAATGCTCTGTTACAAAACATCCTATTATCAAAAGGGGAACTATCTCCAGCATTTGATCCAGAGATTTCTTCTTATAATGTCCATGTTCCAAATGAGGTTGATATGCTTGGTATTACACCTTTGCCATATGAAAAAACATCCAGTATTATGGTGAAAAATACCTTGACATCTGATACAGGCACATCTGTTCAAATTCCAGTTGGAAAAACGGAAGTGCCCATTATGGTGACGGCAGAAAATGGTGTGAAGAAAATATATACCCTTGAGGTTATCAGAGACTCCAAAAAAGCCGAAACATCTCCAGTAAAATCAAATGGAGGAAAAAAGGGTGCGTTCTCAGGAGTGAAGGCTGGGGTTGGAATTTCAAATACTACTGGAAAACAAACATTCCAACTTCAAGGCAATGCAAATAAAACTCAAAAGGTTAGTCTAGCTACTCTAAGTAAGTTGACTACTTCAAAAGGAACGTGGAACAAAACATTTGCATCCACCGAATTTACCTATCATATTGCAGAAGATACTGATATCACATCGGTTACAATAAATGAAAGCTCTAGTAATAGTGATGCAACGATCTCGATTGAAGGCGGTATAAGCAATACTATTCAGCTAGGGAATAATAAGAAAACCGTTATATCTGTTGTTGTGACAAAGGGTGAAGAACATAAAACCTATGTTTTGGTTTTTGATAAAGATATAAAACAAGATACAGTAACTTCATCTGATACATCAGAAAAAACGTCTTCAGCTAATCTAACAAATTCGACAACTTCTACAAACAGTTCTACAGTTAAAGTAAGTTCTTGGAATGGAAAAAAAAATAACACTTCCACCTCTTGGTGGGGAAGATTTATCAATAGTATTCGCTCCATTTTTTAAAATAAGTTAAACGGCTAAGTGCTAGGTATCATCCGAATATTGGATGAAACTAGCGCTTTAACTTTGCATTTAATCTTTTTTATGTATTATTATTAATTTTATGGTATATTTATATTTAAAAAATTTATAGGTAGAAATTATAGAATTCTAAGGAAGGTGAGATAATGGCAACAGGTATTAATATAGATGACAGCAGTCTTCCATTGCGACGTGATGTGAAATTACTTGGTCAAATTCTTGGGGAAATACTCGTTAATCATGGCAGTAATGAGCTTCTTGATAAGGTTGAAAAGATTCGCTCCTTATGCAAGTCGCTTCGAAAGCAATTTGACAGAGAGATGTATGAAACCTTAAAAGAAGAAATTGCACATCTTAGTTCACCAATGAGACAACAGATCATTCGTGCCTTTTCGATTTACTTTCATTTGGTTAATGCGGCGGAGCAGAACCATCGTATTCGGCGTCGAAGGCAATATCAGCTTCAGGAAGATCATATCGTACAACCTGATTCAATTGAAAATGCAATCCAATCTCTAAAAGAAAATCATGTTTCTCGGGAATTTATCCAAAATATACTGGAAACATTATCATTAGAGCTTGTGATTACGGCTCATCCAACTGAAGCGATGAAACGCTCTATTCTTGAAATTCAAAAACGCATTGCGAATATCCTAAAATATATGGATAATCCTATGTTAACAAAAAGAGAAAAGAAACAGCTTGAAGAGAGTTTGTTTAACGAAGTAACTATTTTGTGGCATACGGATGAGTTGCGATATCATAAGCCAACCGTATTGGATGAAGTGCGAAACGGCCTATATTACTTTGATCAAACGTTATTTAATGTCCTCCCTGATATACATCAAGAAGTAGAAGATTGTTTAGAGAGGAGTTTCAGTGATACTAAATGGGAGGTTCCTAATTTTCTTCGTTTTGGTTCGTGGATTGGTGGAGACCGCGATGGAAATCCAAATGTAACCCCTGAAATCACTTGGGAAACACTTAATAAGCAGCGAAGACTCGTAATTAAAAAATATCGAACCGTATTAGTCGATTTAATGAAACGGTATAGCCACTCAACTACAAGAATTGAGATAAGTGAAGAACTTCTTGCCTCGCTTGAAAGTGAAGAGGATAAATTTTTACCAGCTGATAAAAAGTGGCCAATCGTAACCGAAGCGTATCGACGTAAATTTGCGATTATTATCGAACGTCTAAAACAGGTAGGAAAAGGAGATGCGGGCTATAAATCTGCGGATGAATTATTAGAAGATTTATTCGTGATTAAGCGTAGTTTAGCTCTTCATCATCCTGCTGTAAATGAACTGAAGATGATTAAAAAACTAATACGACAGGTTCAGTTGTTTGGATTTCACCTTGCCACACTTGATATTCGTAACCATAGTGGTGAGCATGAGTTAGCAATTACCGAAATTTTACGCAAAGTAAGGGTAACAGATAACTATGGGCAGCTTCCTGAAGAGGATAAGATAAAAATTTTACAAAATATTTTATCGGATCAAAGGCCCGTTTTATTATTAAATGAAGATTATTCAAAAGAAACACAAGAGATGATAAACGTTTTCCAAATGATTAAAAATGCTCATGATGAATTTGGAAAGCGTTCCATTTCAGTTTACCTCGTAAGCATGACGCAATCTGTAAGTGATGTTCTTGAGGTACTTGTACTTGCGAAGGAGGCTGGCATTAATCGGCTTCATGCAGATGGAAGGGTTGAAAGTTATTTAAATGTTGCCCCACTGCTTGAAACAATTGATGATTTAACTGCAGGTTCGAAGATCATGGAATCTCTTTTCCAAATGCCTATCTACAGAACCCATTTGCATGAATTGGGAGACCAACAAGAAATCATGTTAGGATATTCTGATGGAAGCAAAGATGGAGGAACCTTAACAGCAAACTGGAAATTGTACAATACCCAACTTGAAATTCACAAAATGGCTAAAAAATATCAAATTGGTCTGAAATTTTTCCACGGACGAGGCGGTTCATTGGGTCGTGGTGGTGGTACATTAAACCAAAGCATTCTATCCCAACCAGCCGAGACTTTAGGGGATGGTGTCAAAATTACCGAACAAGGAGAGGTATTATCCTCTCGTTACTTACTCGAGGATATTGCATACCGAAGCTTAGAGCAAGCAACCTCAACATTGCTAAAAGCTTCAACAAATTTATCAACCGAATCGAATCAGGTCACCTATTCAATATGGCAACAAGCAATGGAGGAAATCTCTGGAACTGCTTTGATAAAATATCAATCGCTAGTGTTTGGGGATCCGGATTTCTTGACTTATTTTTATGAGGCGACACCACTAAGAGAACTCGGAGATTTAAATATCGGTTCAAGACCCATGAGCCGTAAAAATAAAAGTCGTTTTGAAGACCTAAGAGCAATTCCTTGGGTATTTGCATGGACACAAAGTCGTCAAATTATTCCAGCTTGGTATGCTGCAGGTACAGGCTTAGAAGAATTTGCATCAAAAAGCGACCGAAATTTAAAACTTTTGCAGCAAATGCATGCAGAATGGCCATTTTTCCGATCAACAATTGATAACCTGCAAATGGCATTAATGAAAGCTGATATTACAACGGCAAAAGAATATGCTTCACTTGTTGGTGACAATGATATTTCTGAGCGAATTTTTTCTGATATCGTCGAAGAATATAAAAAGACAAAAGAGATTCTTCTCAAAATTACAGGTGATCAAGAGTTATTAGATCATACCCCTAATATTCAAGAATCTGTTTATCGGAGAAATCCATATGTTGATCCATTAAACTTTATACAGGTTGAATTAATAAGGAAATTAAGAGAACAAGAGGAACCATCTGAAGAACTGTTAACGGAAGTGTTACTGACCATCAGTGGAATTGCTGCAGGTTTACGGAATACAGGTTGATTAGAATTTCTAAGAAAAAAGTATTGGCCCTCCTAATTATCATTGGGAGGGCCTTATTTTGTAAAAAAATGCCTATTCTATTAAAAAAAATTATTCCAGTATATCCCATTATTTCTTTCTTACTAAGAGTTATAACGTTTCCACCAGTAAAAAAGGTATATTTGAACTTTTTGTTAAAATGAACGATTATTTCGTCTTTGAAACACAAATGTAATATTCCTATTACTTAATTGACAAATTTAGATGATATACTAGCTAAAAGTAAGGGAAATTGCAAGATATTTGAGATTTTTGTCATTAGAAAATTAAATGTTACCTACAACGATTAATCTCTCTACATAAAGGTTGTCAGATTAAGTAGACAAAAAGTTTTTTGGTAGTTTCTAAGTACCATAGACTTTGGGACTATCTTGGGTTTGGCTAATAGAAAGCAGGAGATTCAACATGAAAAAGAAAATAGCTACACTTAGTACAACAATCATGATAGGACTTGGAAGTGTAATTGCTATTCCAACTGTAGATGCCGCATCTTTTCAAAACCAAAAATCAATAATACAAGGTCAACGTTCTGGAATTCAAGCTGGAATCACGAAAGCGAATGCTGACATATCACAGGCACAGAATGGACTCACAAAATTAAATGAGCAAATTAAAAGAGTCGATCAGGCAATAATCGATAATAAAAATATGATAGATTCTACAGAAATGAAAATAAGTGATACAAAATTAGAAGTTACACAGCTTCAAAAACAAGTATCCATTATCAAAGACCGAAT
The Neobacillus sp. PS3-40 genome window above contains:
- a CDS encoding transposase; amino-acid sequence: MSSPTYVLTLPLKVETWQEHILEKRLNIGRTIYNECLGEALRRYKYMIRNPRYWEAVRMTKGNERNQLLNHYKKQYGVRKFDLNRYVQGMGRTFKKNIGSQMAQNIAERAFQAVEKVMYGNGKKVRFCSVGQFFSLEEKTNKTGFRYFPKNKRMEWLGLIMPVILKNHDEYAHIALQDKIKYCRLVKKVIRGKNRYFVQFALEGFPPKKRNQNYSKDEFARVGLDIGTSTLAIASENEVKLYELAEGLSVDESQKRILQRKLDCRRRANNPNKYNADGTINKSNREKWIQSENYKKTRQEVAEMSRKMADKRKQSHNQLANHILTLGLDVRVETMNFKGFQAKAKKTKISEKTGRYKRKKRFGKSLANRAPSMLLTIIDNKLKYFGLELKRIDTAKVKASQFEHFTQTCVKKKLSKRWNHFEQGDVQRDLYSAFLIMNTKDNLREVDVGRANETWNNFFRKHEQEIERMKHLNKKQLSSIGL
- a CDS encoding alpha/beta fold hydrolase; translation: MNQHSFLIIHGLGGSGPAHWQSWLFHELKQQNFHVSYPIFSNYDTPNKETWLQELSTAIQSLPKNHRKTVITHSLGCILWLHYIAGQTKKIADHVILVAPPSPTIVLPEAKSFYPVPLERENVLRAAEDTLFVYSTNDPYCDIEDSINYLTLNVPSISLSNMGHINTKSGHGEWQWILDQCLNHS
- a CDS encoding cadherin-like beta sandwich domain-containing protein, whose product is MRTLVLIRKGVNVGLVVSMIGMGAFLYIPATTYAAGDEFGNNSTTQVEQKTSSNKLSRLELEGIQLNQPFLPEVIDYSATVENNVETIKLLAETDGVNSVLTVNGNPISSMPYPVHTGENVFLITVDDGVNSSNTYTLTVIKKQNSNALLQNILLSKGELSPAFDPEISSYNVHVPNEVDMLGITPLPYEKTSSIMVKNTLTSDTGTSVQIPVGKTEVPIMVTAENGVKKIYTLEVIRDSKKAETSPVKSNGGKKGAFSGVKAGVGISNTTGKQTFQLQGNANKTQKVSLATLSKLTTSKGTWNKTFASTEFTYHIAEDTDITSVTINESSSNSDATISIEGGISNTIQLGNNKKTVISVVVTKGEEHKTYVLVFDKDIKQDTVTSSDTSEKTSSANLTNSTTSTNSSTVKVSSWNGKKNNTSTSWWGRFINSIRSIF
- the ppc gene encoding phosphoenolpyruvate carboxylase codes for the protein MATGINIDDSSLPLRRDVKLLGQILGEILVNHGSNELLDKVEKIRSLCKSLRKQFDREMYETLKEEIAHLSSPMRQQIIRAFSIYFHLVNAAEQNHRIRRRRQYQLQEDHIVQPDSIENAIQSLKENHVSREFIQNILETLSLELVITAHPTEAMKRSILEIQKRIANILKYMDNPMLTKREKKQLEESLFNEVTILWHTDELRYHKPTVLDEVRNGLYYFDQTLFNVLPDIHQEVEDCLERSFSDTKWEVPNFLRFGSWIGGDRDGNPNVTPEITWETLNKQRRLVIKKYRTVLVDLMKRYSHSTTRIEISEELLASLESEEDKFLPADKKWPIVTEAYRRKFAIIIERLKQVGKGDAGYKSADELLEDLFVIKRSLALHHPAVNELKMIKKLIRQVQLFGFHLATLDIRNHSGEHELAITEILRKVRVTDNYGQLPEEDKIKILQNILSDQRPVLLLNEDYSKETQEMINVFQMIKNAHDEFGKRSISVYLVSMTQSVSDVLEVLVLAKEAGINRLHADGRVESYLNVAPLLETIDDLTAGSKIMESLFQMPIYRTHLHELGDQQEIMLGYSDGSKDGGTLTANWKLYNTQLEIHKMAKKYQIGLKFFHGRGGSLGRGGGTLNQSILSQPAETLGDGVKITEQGEVLSSRYLLEDIAYRSLEQATSTLLKASTNLSTESNQVTYSIWQQAMEEISGTALIKYQSLVFGDPDFLTYFYEATPLRELGDLNIGSRPMSRKNKSRFEDLRAIPWVFAWTQSRQIIPAWYAAGTGLEEFASKSDRNLKLLQQMHAEWPFFRSTIDNLQMALMKADITTAKEYASLVGDNDISERIFSDIVEEYKKTKEILLKITGDQELLDHTPNIQESVYRRNPYVDPLNFIQVELIRKLREQEEPSEELLTEVLLTISGIAAGLRNTG